In Candidatus Limnocylindrales bacterium, the following are encoded in one genomic region:
- the rfaE1 gene encoding D-glycero-beta-D-manno-heptose-7-phosphate kinase encodes MEKFKQTRLLVIGDIMLDEYIWGEVHRISPEAPVPIVEVQSESFRLGGAANVAHNIRSLGGEVVICGITGDDFMGQRLKDLLKEIGVPVHGIFHEEGRPTTLKTRVIAHSQQIVRFDREVRGDVSERTTRQALEFIEAQLPGVDAVVLSDYAKGMITVKLLRELIPLCRQKGKIITVDPKIHHFPEYKGITLMTPNHYEAGLALNMQLKSEQEIILAGRKLLEQLDAQAILITRGKEGMSLFEKGNPHVSHISTMARTVYDVTGAGDTVIGTLTLALAAGGSLLDSVLLANLAAGLVVGKMGTATVTPEELKEALDNL; translated from the coding sequence ATGGAAAAATTTAAACAAACTCGCCTGTTGGTAATCGGGGATATTATGCTGGACGAGTATATCTGGGGAGAGGTTCATCGTATTTCTCCGGAAGCTCCTGTTCCCATTGTAGAGGTTCAGTCTGAGAGCTTCCGGCTGGGTGGCGCAGCCAATGTAGCCCACAACATTCGATCCTTAGGTGGAGAAGTTGTAATTTGCGGGATAACCGGGGACGATTTCATGGGGCAAAGACTTAAGGACCTGCTGAAAGAGATAGGAGTTCCTGTTCACGGGATTTTTCATGAAGAGGGTCGACCTACTACCCTAAAGACCCGGGTTATTGCCCATAGTCAACAAATTGTCCGATTTGATCGGGAAGTTCGGGGAGATGTATCAGAAAGAACAACCCGGCAAGCTTTGGAATTTATAGAAGCCCAACTTCCTGGAGTCGATGCGGTAGTTCTGTCTGATTATGCTAAAGGTATGATCACCGTCAAACTTCTCAGAGAGCTAATTCCTCTGTGTCGGCAGAAGGGAAAAATCATTACGGTAGATCCCAAGATCCATCACTTCCCCGAATATAAAGGAATTACCCTCATGACACCTAACCATTATGAAGCAGGACTGGCCCTGAATATGCAGCTCAAGAGTGAACAAGAAATTATACTGGCCGGAAGGAAACTTCTGGAACAATTAGATGCCCAGGCTATTTTGATTACCAGGGGAAAAGAAGGTATGTCCTTGTTTGAAAAGGGAAATCCCCATGTTTCCCATATCTCCACCATGGCCCGAACCGTCTATGACGTAACAGGCGCCGGAGATACCGTCATCGGAACTTTAACCCTGGCTCTGGCCGCCGGCGGCAGTCTCCTGGATTCCGTCCTCTTAGCTAACCTGGCCGCCGGTCTCGTTGTGGGCAAAATGGGAACGGCTACAGTTACTCCGGAAGAACTCAAAGAGGCGTTAGACAACCTGTAG
- a CDS encoding alkaline phosphatase family protein, with protein MPKQRFTSIIWKTRIWVFLFLGLFIFISFSDLVAQTSISESGITKPEYLVLIVLDQLRPEHLDRFHMTNLKALQREGTFFGNAYVGHMTSLTVVSHPVITTGLLPKHLGWADGILRDEAGTLGKREAYHLTMELKKDQYFQLLKSYGVPSLPDLLHQYKGGKIVAVSVKPYAAYSFGGPGTDIIITLSGKYKSDSYPGYPDSTYADLVGWRGPVGVNVPSYISQPIGGRFYLDSRNTYGTEGNIYPLDGNRFVPGLDPNHLGGDIWATDVALSVMRNEQDWRAILITLGGIDKVGHMFGTLTDTQISLDPLMNMIHMPNIARVADEQVGRIVRELKAQGKYEKTLLVVTTDHGAQPADYFYGVMKPGRSGENLHYGRAENGVYLSPSPVLEPLIQTQNIDFSIQDSAIRVWLKDRSEPKLKEAAKVVLTLPGVIAAYYKISENGVFQYRLGGKDFAGLDIDQRQWFEEHTEELLGTMVAPYAADVVGVLKNHVNYAMVGEHGGLQEPVQRIPLLFVGPNVPRGEVSKAPARLVDVAPTILSLMGIEIPEKMDGKALF; from the coding sequence ATGCCAAAACAACGTTTTACTTCAATTATATGGAAAACCCGAATCTGGGTATTTCTTTTTTTAGGTTTATTCATTTTCATCTCTTTTTCTGATCTTGTAGCTCAAACTTCTATCTCGGAGTCTGGGATTACAAAGCCGGAATATCTGGTTTTGATAGTTCTAGATCAGTTAAGACCAGAACATTTAGATCGGTTCCATATGACCAACTTGAAGGCTCTCCAGCGGGAGGGAACTTTCTTTGGGAATGCCTATGTGGGACACATGACCAGTTTAACCGTTGTCAGTCATCCGGTCATCACTACCGGACTCCTTCCCAAACACCTTGGTTGGGCTGATGGCATCTTGCGGGATGAAGCTGGAACCCTGGGTAAAAGGGAAGCTTACCACCTTACCATGGAGTTAAAGAAAGATCAATATTTTCAACTTCTGAAAAGCTATGGAGTTCCTTCCCTTCCCGATCTCCTTCATCAATACAAGGGGGGTAAAATCGTAGCTGTTAGTGTAAAACCTTATGCTGCTTATAGTTTCGGTGGCCCGGGTACCGATATTATTATCACCTTATCCGGTAAGTATAAATCGGATTCTTATCCGGGATATCCGGATAGCACTTATGCGGATCTGGTAGGATGGCGGGGTCCTGTAGGGGTTAATGTTCCTTCTTATATTTCACAACCCATCGGGGGACGCTTCTATCTGGATTCCAGAAATACCTATGGAACCGAAGGGAATATTTATCCTTTGGATGGAAATCGTTTCGTTCCGGGGTTGGATCCCAATCACCTGGGCGGAGATATCTGGGCAACCGATGTGGCTTTATCGGTAATGCGAAATGAGCAAGATTGGCGGGCCATTTTGATTACCTTGGGGGGTATCGATAAAGTGGGACATATGTTTGGTACCCTTACCGATACCCAAATCTCTCTGGATCCTCTTATGAACATGATTCATATGCCTAATATTGCTCGAGTTGCCGATGAGCAGGTTGGCAGAATTGTTCGGGAGTTAAAAGCCCAGGGAAAGTACGAGAAAACCCTTTTGGTCGTCACAACCGATCATGGGGCTCAGCCTGCAGATTATTTTTACGGCGTAATGAAGCCTGGGCGGAGTGGTGAAAATTTGCATTACGGACGGGCCGAAAATGGAGTCTATCTTTCCCCAAGCCCCGTCCTGGAGCCTTTAATTCAGACCCAGAATATCGACTTCAGTATCCAGGACTCAGCCATTCGCGTATGGCTGAAGGACCGATCTGAACCTAAGCTAAAAGAAGCGGCCAAGGTAGTTCTAACCTTGCCGGGGGTTATAGCGGCTTATTATAAGATTTCTGAAAACGGCGTTTTTCAATACCGTCTAGGGGGAAAAGACTTTGCCGGACTGGATATAGATCAACGCCAATGGTTTGAGGAACACACCGAGGAACTCCTCGGTACCATGGTGGCTCCCTATGCCGCCGATGTGGTGGGTGTACTTAAAAATCATGTGAATTATGCCATGGTAGGAGAACACGGTGGGCTTCAAGAACCCGTCCAAAGAATTCCTTTACTTTTCGTCGGACCCAATGTTCCTCGTGGAGAGGTTTCCAAAGCACCTGCACGGTTGGTTGATGTGGCTCCTACCATCTTGTCCCTCATGGGAATCGAAATACCTGAGAAAATGGATGGAAAAGCGCTGTTTTAG
- a CDS encoding DUF4340 domain-containing protein has protein sequence MNFRATVILLLILALLGGYYYFYEVKFAAKQAKIEEDKKKLFLFSEQEVQEVKLIGPEGTIVVKKSDGGWALEEPIQAKADDKAIEFLLSRLKTAQSDRSVDEGTPKLADYGLVKPFLQVSFKLKDQPTYQTLYFGDLTPSELYVYAQKNVDPKIYLVDKFLRDDLNKKVFDLRDKTIVAFETDKVKKLEFVVDKNKMVAEASGGNWKVTQPGEYKGDKDKITSILTKLNFTKVKEFIEENPEDLSKYGLDNPPIQVTLWVGDDMAQKTLLLGKSDESKKGIYAKREGSHNVFLVPDDLTKDFPKTVMDLRDKTVLAFEKGDIKKVQIQREGMDLIAEKVSDKDWNLTQPEQVKADESAISDVLTEVRGLKVKEFTHDNPSDLAAYGLNTPKIQVNLWEKDKENPKTLWVGKEEGSGVYVKTNESNSVYLVDSAIVKTLTKTPMDLRDKTLVSFNREDVEKITLKYPDKTFTFQKSGKEWRLVEPEKAKAKDWRVGNLLTDLQFLKFKELVSTDQKPESDYGFDKPEVEITLWKKGGEEITTLILGKKTDNGLIYTRTKSGDTVYRIDASFLQELPKSLEDVKA, from the coding sequence ATGAATTTCAGAGCTACGGTCATCTTACTTCTTATTTTAGCCTTGTTAGGAGGATATTATTATTTTTACGAGGTTAAATTTGCCGCGAAACAAGCTAAAATTGAAGAAGACAAGAAAAAACTGTTCCTTTTCTCGGAGCAGGAGGTACAGGAAGTCAAATTAATCGGACCAGAGGGGACTATTGTGGTCAAGAAAAGTGATGGCGGATGGGCTCTGGAAGAACCTATCCAGGCAAAGGCCGATGACAAAGCAATAGAGTTCCTCCTCAGTCGGCTTAAAACTGCTCAAAGCGACCGGTCTGTAGATGAAGGAACTCCCAAACTCGCAGACTACGGTCTTGTAAAACCTTTTCTACAAGTTTCCTTTAAACTTAAGGACCAGCCAACCTATCAAACCCTTTACTTTGGAGATCTGACCCCCTCTGAACTCTACGTATATGCTCAGAAAAACGTAGACCCCAAAATCTATCTTGTTGATAAATTCCTTCGGGACGATCTCAATAAAAAGGTTTTCGACCTTCGGGATAAAACCATTGTTGCCTTTGAAACAGATAAAGTAAAGAAATTGGAATTTGTTGTGGATAAAAACAAAATGGTTGCAGAAGCTAGCGGTGGGAATTGGAAAGTAACGCAACCCGGGGAGTACAAAGGGGATAAGGACAAAATTACCAGTATCTTGACGAAATTAAATTTCACCAAAGTCAAGGAGTTTATAGAAGAAAATCCAGAAGACCTGAGTAAGTATGGATTGGATAACCCGCCCATACAGGTTACTTTATGGGTAGGAGATGATATGGCCCAAAAAACTCTCCTCCTGGGCAAATCTGATGAGTCCAAAAAGGGGATTTATGCTAAACGAGAAGGAAGCCATAATGTATTTTTAGTTCCCGATGACCTGACCAAAGATTTTCCCAAGACGGTCATGGATCTCCGGGATAAAACGGTACTGGCCTTTGAGAAGGGAGATATCAAAAAAGTCCAAATTCAGCGAGAAGGTATGGATTTGATAGCCGAGAAAGTTTCGGATAAAGATTGGAACCTCACACAACCCGAGCAAGTAAAGGCCGATGAATCTGCCATCTCGGATGTCTTAACAGAAGTAAGAGGGCTCAAGGTTAAAGAGTTTACCCATGATAACCCCTCAGATTTGGCAGCTTATGGTCTGAATACACCTAAAATCCAGGTAAACCTTTGGGAGAAAGATAAGGAGAATCCTAAAACCCTTTGGGTTGGAAAGGAAGAAGGATCTGGAGTGTATGTTAAAACCAATGAAAGTAATTCGGTGTACCTGGTAGATTCGGCTATTGTTAAAACCCTTACAAAGACCCCCATGGATCTTCGAGATAAGACCCTCGTTTCCTTCAATCGAGAGGATGTCGAAAAAATTACACTTAAATACCCGGATAAGACTTTCACTTTCCAAAAATCCGGTAAGGAATGGAGACTCGTTGAACCTGAAAAAGCAAAGGCTAAGGACTGGCGGGTGGGAAACCTCTTAACCGATCTTCAATTTTTAAAATTTAAAGAATTGGTCTCGACAGACCAAAAGCCTGAGAGTGATTACGGTTTCGACAAACCTGAAGTAGAAATCACGCTTTGGAAGAAAGGCGGAGAAGAGATTACCACGCTCATCCTCGGAAAGAAGACAGACAACGGCCTGATTTATACACGAACCAAATCTGGGGATACAGTTTATCGTATTGATGCCAGTTTCTTGCAGGAGTTACCCAAAAGCCTAGAAGATGTAAAAGCCTGA
- a CDS encoding Gldg family protein, with translation MLQKYSSIIGLAGLILALGGGVIYVIRSQLTPVASIFLIVGLLALLTYIYFNFEGVKRLLGKRTTRYGANVTLMIFIVLGIISIVEAISVKHNYRWDFTTAKLNSLSDQTVKILKSLDRDVQAVAFYRKGEERGINDVLDRYAYHSSHFKYEIVDPDRNPGKAKAYEIRDYGTIVLESGNKREKITDSSEQAITNAILKVIREGKKVVYFLTGHDEGNLNESGARGYSQVKKAITDRNYEVKELLLLREEKVPDDATLLIINGPKKDLLPKELDNVEEYLKRGGKLLVLIDPENAPGLVTFLAKYGFKIGNDVIVDRLSRVFGAEPTVPVVVEYEPHEITRDFHIACFFPWARSVGVAEQLPEGITAQSLAKTSPESWGETDIARLKQGMASFDKDKDLKGPVSVAALATVEIKEEPKKEGESKTEEQKDQESKKTKARIVVFGDSDFISDSGFNLQGNGDLFLNTVSWLLEEENLIAIRPKQPQSQPILLNAVQGRVMFWVPVVLLPLAVLVTGIVVYVERRRHK, from the coding sequence ATGTTACAAAAATATTCCTCTATAATAGGTCTGGCCGGATTGATTCTGGCCTTAGGTGGTGGTGTAATTTATGTTATCCGATCCCAGTTGACCCCTGTAGCTTCGATCTTTTTAATCGTTGGACTGCTGGCCTTGCTGACCTATATTTATTTTAACTTTGAAGGAGTTAAAAGGCTTCTTGGAAAACGCACTACCCGATATGGCGCCAATGTAACCCTCATGATTTTTATCGTCTTAGGAATTATCAGCATTGTAGAGGCCATCTCGGTAAAGCATAATTATCGTTGGGATTTTACCACGGCCAAGCTAAATAGTCTGTCCGATCAGACCGTCAAGATTCTCAAATCTCTGGACCGGGATGTTCAGGCCGTTGCTTTCTATCGAAAAGGAGAAGAACGAGGGATCAACGATGTTCTGGATCGATACGCTTACCATTCTTCTCATTTTAAATATGAGATCGTAGACCCAGATCGTAATCCAGGTAAAGCAAAAGCTTATGAAATTCGAGATTATGGAACCATTGTCCTGGAAAGTGGAAATAAACGAGAGAAGATTACGGATAGTTCTGAGCAGGCCATCACCAATGCAATTCTTAAAGTAATTCGGGAGGGAAAGAAAGTTGTTTATTTCCTGACCGGACATGATGAAGGCAATTTGAATGAGTCGGGTGCCAGAGGCTATAGTCAGGTTAAAAAGGCCATCACAGACCGAAATTATGAAGTCAAAGAACTTTTGTTATTACGAGAGGAGAAAGTCCCCGATGATGCCACGCTTCTGATTATCAACGGACCTAAAAAAGATCTTTTGCCTAAGGAACTGGATAACGTAGAGGAATACCTCAAACGAGGCGGTAAACTTCTCGTTCTGATCGATCCAGAAAATGCTCCCGGGTTGGTTACTTTTTTGGCTAAATACGGATTTAAGATTGGAAATGACGTAATCGTAGATCGTTTGAGCCGGGTATTTGGAGCAGAGCCAACTGTACCTGTTGTAGTAGAATATGAACCCCATGAAATTACCAGAGACTTCCATATTGCCTGTTTCTTTCCCTGGGCTCGGTCTGTAGGGGTTGCGGAACAGCTTCCCGAGGGGATTACGGCCCAATCTCTGGCAAAAACAAGCCCGGAAAGCTGGGGAGAGACCGATATTGCCAGGCTCAAACAAGGAATGGCCAGTTTTGATAAGGATAAAGATCTTAAAGGTCCGGTTTCGGTAGCTGCCCTGGCTACGGTGGAAATCAAGGAGGAACCTAAAAAGGAAGGAGAATCTAAAACCGAAGAACAAAAAGATCAGGAATCCAAAAAAACTAAAGCTCGAATTGTAGTTTTTGGAGATTCCGATTTTATCAGTGATTCTGGATTTAATCTCCAGGGGAATGGAGATCTCTTCCTAAACACCGTAAGCTGGCTACTGGAAGAAGAGAACCTCATTGCTATCCGTCCTAAGCAGCCTCAATCTCAACCTATTCTCCTGAATGCAGTTCAAGGTCGGGTCATGTTCTGGGTGCCTGTGGTTTTGTTACCCCTTGCCGTTCTTGTAACAGGTATTGTGGTCTATGTAGAAAGAAGACGCCACAAATAA